CATGGGTTCATAGTAGGTTTTGGGGCAAGGGTTATAAATACACAGACCTTGCAGATCATTGCCTAATTGTCTCAAGCAGGAGAGCGGTGCTCAAAAGACCCATTTAGAGTAGGAATAGTCAACCGCTGAGCAGGGTGTCATAGACACCCTGCTCAGCGGTTACAAAGAGCTGCCGAGAGATCGTGATGCTGCTTAGAGACTATTTGCGTTCTATAGAAATGGTTTCTGTAAAAGATCCAGTCGCAGAGTAGTTGCAGCGCGGGACAACTACACCTTTACACCCGAGCCAGCAATGGGCCAGCTCCTAATGGCTTTCAACTTTATAAAGCTGGATGGGTGAGAGGGTAAATGACCAGACCCAGCAGAGCGGAAACCAGCACAATGAGTGGCTCAGGCAGCTTCTTTTTGAAGATCAGCAGCAAAGCTAGGGTGACAACAGCCACGATGACTGTGGGAATATCTACCAGCGATCGCTTCCCAAGCACCACCACCGCTCCGGTGATTGCCCCGATCGCCGCTACCGTCACCCCTTCGACAAAGGCCGCTACCCCTGGCTGCTTGCCATGCTTCTTAAAGTACGGTGCTGGAATAATCGTAAATAGATAACAGGGTAGAAACGTCGCCAGGGTCGCCACAATTGCTCCGGCTAACCCCGCTACCAGAAACCCAATAAATCCAACCGTAATAACAATTGGCCCTGGTGTAATCATCGCCACCGCTACGGCATCGACAAACTGTTCAGAATTCAGCCACTGCAACTCATTTACCAATCCACCGTAGAGAAAAGGCACAATCGCTAGGCCACTGCCAAACACAAACGCCCCTGCCTTGCCAAAGAAGGTGAAGATTTGCCAGAGGATGCCTGGATCGGTGACTGGAACAGCCATCAGAGTCGGCAGGAAAGGCACTGCAGCAAAACTAGATAGCCTTTTAGGCCGCCACTGCTTGGGCGGAGCCTTCACTAACCACACCAGCACCCCCGCCGCCAAAATCAGCGCAATTTTTTCAGACTCGGTGATTACCGTGACCGCCGCTGAGACAATGTAAATCGCCCAAAACAGCCAGTCTTGGCCGATAGTTTTGACCGTGAGCTTGTAGCTGCTGTTGGCAATGATGCCGATGACCGTGGCACCGACCGTGTAAAAAATGGCCTGCATCCAGGGCAGGCCCCCATAAATTGTGTAGGCCCACCCCAGCCCCAGCACCATTAAAAAGGCTGGTAGGGGAAAGACTAGCCCCGTCAGCGTTGCGCCCAGAGTGCCATAGTGGACATAGCCCATATAGATCGCCAGCTGCTCCGCTAGGGGGCCAGGGGCCAACTGCGCCAGAGATAGCCCTTCTTTGTAGTCAGACTCAGAGATCCAGCCGCGCTCTTCCACCAGGTCGCGTTTCATATAGCCCACTAGGGCAATGGGGCCACCAAATCCCCAGGTGCCCAACTTGAGAAAGTACAGCACCATTTGCCCCAGCGAGTAGGGCGGCGGCGACAGTTCGGGGTGCTGGTTTGCTGGCAGTGGGGCCTCGGCCATGGGGTGATTCCTCTGGTGACAGAACAATTTCTCTGAAACTATTCAGAAGATGCTCAGTCAAAACTGTAATGCTTGTTTATCTTGTAAGCAACATGTGTTGCACAAAATTTGATGCGCCTGTCTCAGTTTACCGCTCAGCGGCTTGAGGGGCGGAGGAACCTAGCGGAATGGCCCGCTCCTGAGCCAAGGTTGCGTACAGCCCCTCAAACAGAGCAATACCGTGTAACTCTAGGGCAGTGTCAGAGAAATCGGTCAGCAGCCAGCCCCGCAGCAGGGCATCGACCCCCGCAGTCTGGGGCTGGCGGTATTGACCATCGCGCAGGTCAATTTCATGCACAATCTGACCCAGCACCTGCAGAGCTGGATCATTGTCTAAACCAAAGGCTTTAACCATGACCTCAAAGGTGCACAGATTGCCCTGGTGCTGAAAGTCGCCTTTGTCCATATCAAAGGTGACTTCGTCAGCTGCCGCCGTTTTGGCGTAGCGAATCACAGCCTTGGGGTCAATAAATCGACGAATCAGCCAGATGCAGGCCAGGCGATCCACATGGGGACGGGGCCGAGTTACCCACGATCGCTGCTGATACTGGTCTAGGGCAGCGGCGACAATGGCGATCGCCTCCGATACAGGCGTAAGGTCTTCAGCAATCTGGTTGAGACGGGCCATCACCTGCGCCCCTTCAGGGCAGTCAAAGAAGTCGATGCGGCGAATGTCAGCATAGTGCTTGTAGAGCTTTTCGAGGCGCTCGTGTAAATCACCCTGGGCATCAGAGGCAGGGGAGCTAGCCAGCGCTGTAGCCTGGGTCGCTAGCTCGGCGTAGTCGTCGCGTCGAGCGGCTCGAAACCGCTCGACGATCTCGGAGTCGGATAGGCCCTCAAACTGCTCAACCCGCATAATCAGTGCTTCTCCACTGGCTTTTTGCACCTCTTGGGCTAGCCACTGAAACGCTTCGAGGCACTCATCGCGATCGGGCAGCACCTGAACACTGTTGAAGGCGATCGCCCCCAGCCGCTTCAGCCGCCGCCACAGGGTTACCCTCGGGCTCGACGAGGCCTTTGAGGGCAAAGAATAGGAAAAAACCAGCCAGCTCACGCTATGACCTCTACTCAAAGGCCAGAGTAACGGATATAGCTATAAGGAGCAACAGGTGTTGCTACACGCTGGCTTGGCTGGGGCTATTGACCTTTAAAAGGGCTGGCGACGCGCTGATGGTGACCAATGGCCTTGAGCCGCCTATACCCCGAGAAGCAGTTAAATCAGGACTTAAAGTTGTTTCCCTTTCTAGCAAAATTGATATGCCCAATGTCTCTGAGCTTGTGTAGCGGCCCAATGCCGTGTGTCGATTGCACATTGCTCTTAGGAAGGGGCGGGCAGAACCGTATCGTGAGCTCGCAGCTCTGGCAGGGTGAGTTGCTGCGGAGCAAACGTACTCTGCAACGGTTAAGGTACGAGAAACTATAGAGCCCGACGCGATCTTCCGTGAATCACCGTAAAACTTGTATCACGAACAAAGCTTTCACTTGAGTGTTTCCGTAAAAACGCGGATTCTGACTGATGAATTAATTCAGACTAAGGCGACTTGTCCTGGCTAAGCAAGCTCGTATTGGTGTGGCTAAAACAACGTGGACCTTATGGTCTGTGGGGTAATCGCACACTTGTCCGCATCGGGAACTCGATTTTTCAGGGAAAGGGGAGAGTGCTTCTGTTTGAACAGGACATCACGCTTGGCTCAACTCACGCCGTTGAGTTTAGACCTGCCTCAAGCTCACGCATGGACAGTCTCTAGTTCTGCTCAGGGCTCAATTTGAATTTTATCTTAAGGCTTTTTTATGTTCGATCCCGTGCTTAATCTTTCTGACCTTAACGGCAGCAACGGCTTTGTGATTACCGGCATCGCTGCAGATGACAATTCAGGCTTTTCTGTCAGCAATGCAGGCGACATCAACAACGACGGCATTGACGACCTGATTATTGGGGCAGATGGAGCAGACCCCAACGGCAACAGTAATGCTGGCGAAAGCTATGTGGTCTTTGGTGGAACCGGCGTGGGCAGCAGCGGCAGCTTCAACCTCTCTGACCTCAACGGCAGCAACGGCTTTGTGATTAACGGCATCGCTGCGGAGGACAACTTAGGCAGATCTGTCAGCAGTGCGGGCGACATCAACAACGACGGCATTGACGACCTGATCATTGGAGCATTCGTAGCAGACCCCAATGGCAAAAGTGGGGCTGGCGAAAGCTATGTGGTATTTGGTGGGGCAACGGTGGGCAGCAGTGGCAGCCTCAACCTCTCTGACCTTAACGGTAGCAACGGCTTTGTGATTGAGGGCATCGATGAGTTTGACACCTTAGGTTTATCCGTCAGCAGTGCGGGGGATATCAACAACGATGGCATCGACGACTTGGTTGTTGGGGCAAACCTAGCAGACCCCAATGGCACCGTTAATGCTGGCGAGAGCTATGTGATTTTTGGTGGGGCCGGCGTGGGCAGTAGTGGCAGACTCAACCCCTCTAGCCTCGACGGCAGCAACGGCTTTGTGATTAACGGTACGGAGGTGGATGACTTCTCAGGTTTTTCGGTCAGCAGTGCAGGAGACATTAACAACGATGGCATCGACGATCTGATCATTGGGGCACCCAAGGCACTCCCTCCAAGCAGCGCGGGGGCTGGCAAGAGCTATGTGGTGTTTGGTGGGGCCGGCGTGGGCGCTGGAGGCAGCCTCAACCTCTCTGTTCTCGATGGCAGCAACGGCTTTGTGATCAACGGTATTGATGCAGGTGGCATCTTAGGCAGTTCTGTCAGCAATGCGGGTGACATCAACAACGATGGCATCGACGACTTGATCGTTGCGGCAATCGTGGCAGACCCCAACGGCCTCTTTAATGCTGGCAGAAGCTTTGTGGTATTTGGTGGAGCAGGTGTGGGCGCTGGAGGCAGCTTCGACCTCTCTGCCCTCAACGGTAGCAACGGCTTTGGAATCAACGGCCTTAACGGGGGCGATCGCTTAGGCACCTCCCTCAGCGCAGCGGGTGACATCAACAACGATAGCATTGACGACCTAATCATTCGGGAAGGTGCTAACGAGGGCTATGTGGTGTTTGGCGGAGCAACCCTGGGCAGCGGGGGCAGCTTCGACCTCTCTACTCTCAACGGCAGCAACGGCTTTGTGATCAACAGCACCGATGAGTTTAGCAGCATAGGCCCCGCCGTCAGCGCGGTGGGAGACATCAACAACGATGGCATCGATGACGTGATTCTTGGCGCACTTTTTGCAAACGCCAATGGCAACGATAGGGCTGGCAAGAGCTATGTGGTGTTTGGCAGGGCAAGCGCCCCTAACCTTGCCCCCGATGCCGTCAATGACAGTGGCTTCACCGCCAACCAAAGCACCCCTTTGGTAATTTCCGCGACGGCGCTGCTGGCCAACGACACTGATCCGGATGCCAACACCGTACTGCGCGTCACCGCTGTGAGCAGTGCCACAGGCGGCAGCGTAGCGCTGAGCAACAATGACACCCCCAATGACTTTGCTGACGATTTTGTCACTTTTACCCCCAATGCTAACTTTAGCGGCACGGCTAGCTTTGTTTACACCCTCAGCGACGGCAGCTCGAGCGATACCGCTACGGTGAGCATCGCGGTGGGCAAAACCGTCAACGGTGGCAACGGCAAAGACACCCTCATCGGCACCGCAGGCAACGATAACTTGAACGGAGGCAATGGTGACGACGCCCTATCGGGCCTAGCGGGCAACGACACACTGGTAGGTGGCAATGGCGCTGACCGTCTGGTGGGCGGTGCTGGGGGCGATGGCTTAACCGGGGGTAATGGGGCTGACAGGTTTGTCATCTCCAGCTTGAGTGACTCGCTGTTGAGCAACTTCGACCGCATCACTGACCTGAAAATTGGCACCGATGTGATTGATGGTCCTACTGCTGTCAACGCGGCCAACGTAGCAGAGCTAGGTGCAGTTGCCTCTCTGAATCAGGCCGGTATCAGTGCTGTGTTGACGGCGGGTGCCTTTGAAGCCAATCGAGCAGCGACCTTTAGCTTGGGCTCCCGCGCCTTTGTCGCTCTGAACGACAACACGGCCGGATTTCAAGAGGCTAGCGATGCCGTGTTTGAGATTACTGGCTTCAGCGGCAGTTTGACCAGTTTGGCGATCGCTTAATCACTCATCGACCCATTAAACCAGTGAGGTGCAATCTCACTGGTTTTTACCGCTTCTGGCATTACGTACAGTGCGATCGCCTCATCTAAAGTGAGCCACAGAAGTAGGAATAAGGCATTGTTTCTAGTCCTACAGTGGTTGAGATTAGGTCTTCAAACTCACTGGCAGGACAGCAATATTGGCTTAAATTTTTTCGCTATATAAAAGAGCAACTTTACTGTGCAGGCAGGAATTGGTCTGTACTCGCCACAGTGAGAGTGGAGTAATCGCCTGCGCGCAGCTAGCCTATATGTTGTTGCCACAACCAGTCAACGAGAGAATGCGGGTTTCCCGTAGTACGCTTAGGGGCATATCATTAAGCTCGATCGCGGCTATCTTTATTCCACTTCCTTGATAAAATCAAGCACCTGCTGCGCTTCTTGAGGGCGATTTTGCTGTCTTAGCATCTCAGCGCAACGGTGGTAGGTATTGATGATGAACTCAGTAGAATATTGTTGAAACCATGGCTCGCTCAGCTGCTCGCGAATTGGTTTATATACTTCAGCAGACTGCTCAAAATAGTTAATGGCTAAGTCGGTTTGATTCTGCGCAATTAGCGCCTCCGCCATATTGGCAAGCGTTGCTGCTTCAAACACTTCCACTGTAAGCGTAGTTTGCAGCGCTTCAACCCCGCGTTCGGCTTGAAGGATTGGCAAAGCTTGCTGGTAATACTCAATGGCTTGCTGAGGCTGACCTAAGGAATTGTAAGCAAAGCCAAGATGATGGCTTACAAACGCTTCCCCCTCGGGATAGCGTATGGCTCGATAGTTTGACAAAGCTGGCTGAAGATACTCAATGGCTTGCTGAGGTTGATCCCAGAAAATGTAAGCCTGGCCAAGAGTGGTCTGTACGTTCCCTGCGTAATAGCTATCATCCAAAGATTGATAAATGGCCAAGGCTTGCTGAAAGTACTTAACGGCTTGTTGGTCCTGACCCAAGTCATAGTAAACCAAGCCCTGACTATTTAATGCATACGCTTCGTCGTCCCGATCGCCGTTCTGACGAAAAACTTCTAAAGCAGCTTGAAACGATTGCAAAGCTGCTTGATGTAGACCAGCATCATGCTGGTTAATACCTTGGCTCAAAAGGCGCTGGGCTTCTCGGTCTAAGAGGATATCAGGATCTCGAATGCTAGATGGGTGAATTGGGGCAATTTCGATCCGGTTTTCTTGCGCTCGTGTAAGCGGCACAGCAACAGGCGTAAGAAGCGCTAGCGGAAGAATAATCAACAACAGTAACGGTTTGGTGAAGCGCAGGGAGGGTAGAAGCATCTGCTTTCTAAGGGAGGGAGAAGATTATCGCTGACGCTTCAACCGTACTGCGGAGTTACTAAGGCAAACAAGGCTAGAAAAGCTACTTTAAGTAAACAAGTTGATCGGACACTGGTTCGTTAAGACGAGATACATCGAACCCCTCTCATACAAAGATTTCCTGGGTTGATAAGGGATGAGAGCAGAGGCCTATCGCTGTCACCACCACCGTTGCAATTGCCCCATCACTTAAGTTTGAGTGGCCCCTCGCCGTCCTGTAGGCATGGTTACTAACCACTGATTGAGGACGTCCTCAATCAGTAGTTGGTGAGACTTCCGCGCTGGTTCAGACCAGCGTTATACTCAGACCAGTTACGGACTCGGTACTGCATCGGCGTCAGGTTTTGGGTGGTACTTAAACATTAGGCCATCGCCCCGTTCGTAACACCTTACTCATACAGCAACGCCGTTTGGGGTGATAATCTGGGAGTGCATTCCCGGTTGTAAACCTGGCATTCGTTCTCTCTTCTCTAGTTTGGGTCAAACGAGAAATAGTCAGATTGCGTCCAGGTATCTTTAGTCCAGGTGTCTATGGTTGCACTGCTCGGTTATCACCCCCAAGCGCTGCTGTACGAGAGCGCTAACTCGCGGGTGTATCGAGCTACAGCGGCAGCTAACGCCCAGCCCGTGATTCTAAAGGTGCTCAGCCCAGACTACCCGACACCGGCCGAGCTAGCTCGCTACCGGCGGGAGTACGAAATTCTCAGCAGCCTATCCGGGGCGGGCATTGTTCGGGCCTACGGCTTGGTACCCTACGAAAAAACCTTGGTGATCATTCTGGAAGATTTTGGAGCGATCGCCCTGCGCGATGTGATCCACCAAGAGTCCCTCAGCCTAGAGCAATTTTTAGAATTAGCGATCGCTATCACCGCTGCC
This portion of the Nodosilinea sp. FACHB-141 genome encodes:
- a CDS encoding chromate transporter codes for the protein MAEAPLPANQHPELSPPPYSLGQMVLYFLKLGTWGFGGPIALVGYMKRDLVEERGWISESDYKEGLSLAQLAPGPLAEQLAIYMGYVHYGTLGATLTGLVFPLPAFLMVLGLGWAYTIYGGLPWMQAIFYTVGATVIGIIANSSYKLTVKTIGQDWLFWAIYIVSAAVTVITESEKIALILAAGVLVWLVKAPPKQWRPKRLSSFAAVPFLPTLMAVPVTDPGILWQIFTFFGKAGAFVFGSGLAIVPFLYGGLVNELQWLNSEQFVDAVAVAMITPGPIVITVGFIGFLVAGLAGAIVATLATFLPCYLFTIIPAPYFKKHGKQPGVAAFVEGVTVAAIGAITGAVVVLGKRSLVDIPTVIVAVVTLALLLIFKKKLPEPLIVLVSALLGLVIYPLTHPAL
- a CDS encoding chromate resistance protein ChrB domain-containing protein — encoded protein: MSWLVFSYSLPSKASSSPRVTLWRRLKRLGAIAFNSVQVLPDRDECLEAFQWLAQEVQKASGEALIMRVEQFEGLSDSEIVERFRAARRDDYAELATQATALASSPASDAQGDLHERLEKLYKHYADIRRIDFFDCPEGAQVMARLNQIAEDLTPVSEAIAIVAAALDQYQQRSWVTRPRPHVDRLACIWLIRRFIDPKAVIRYAKTAAADEVTFDMDKGDFQHQGNLCTFEVMVKAFGLDNDPALQVLGQIVHEIDLRDGQYRQPQTAGVDALLRGWLLTDFSDTALELHGIALFEGLYATLAQERAIPLGSSAPQAAER
- a CDS encoding S-layer family protein, whose product is MFDPVLNLSDLNGSNGFVITGIAADDNSGFSVSNAGDINNDGIDDLIIGADGADPNGNSNAGESYVVFGGTGVGSSGSFNLSDLNGSNGFVINGIAAEDNLGRSVSSAGDINNDGIDDLIIGAFVADPNGKSGAGESYVVFGGATVGSSGSLNLSDLNGSNGFVIEGIDEFDTLGLSVSSAGDINNDGIDDLVVGANLADPNGTVNAGESYVIFGGAGVGSSGRLNPSSLDGSNGFVINGTEVDDFSGFSVSSAGDINNDGIDDLIIGAPKALPPSSAGAGKSYVVFGGAGVGAGGSLNLSVLDGSNGFVINGIDAGGILGSSVSNAGDINNDGIDDLIVAAIVADPNGLFNAGRSFVVFGGAGVGAGGSFDLSALNGSNGFGINGLNGGDRLGTSLSAAGDINNDSIDDLIIREGANEGYVVFGGATLGSGGSFDLSTLNGSNGFVINSTDEFSSIGPAVSAVGDINNDGIDDVILGALFANANGNDRAGKSYVVFGRASAPNLAPDAVNDSGFTANQSTPLVISATALLANDTDPDANTVLRVTAVSSATGGSVALSNNDTPNDFADDFVTFTPNANFSGTASFVYTLSDGSSSDTATVSIAVGKTVNGGNGKDTLIGTAGNDNLNGGNGDDALSGLAGNDTLVGGNGADRLVGGAGGDGLTGGNGADRFVISSLSDSLLSNFDRITDLKIGTDVIDGPTAVNAANVAELGAVASLNQAGISAVLTAGAFEANRAATFSLGSRAFVALNDNTAGFQEASDAVFEITGFSGSLTSLAIA
- a CDS encoding tetratricopeptide repeat protein, with product MLLPSLRFTKPLLLLIILPLALLTPVAVPLTRAQENRIEIAPIHPSSIRDPDILLDREAQRLLSQGINQHDAGLHQAALQSFQAALEVFRQNGDRDDEAYALNSQGLVYYDLGQDQQAVKYFQQALAIYQSLDDSYYAGNVQTTLGQAYIFWDQPQQAIEYLQPALSNYRAIRYPEGEAFVSHHLGFAYNSLGQPQQAIEYYQQALPILQAERGVEALQTTLTVEVFEAATLANMAEALIAQNQTDLAINYFEQSAEVYKPIREQLSEPWFQQYSTEFIINTYHRCAEMLRQQNRPQEAQQVLDFIKEVE